The stretch of DNA AGGAGGACGGCTGCAATGGCGGTGCCGAAGATGAGATGGACGGCCTGGCGCCCGTATTCATCCATGCGTGCTGATGGTATGCGATAGGATAATAGCCCTGCGGTTTTCCCTCTTCGAAGGATTAATCCATCTGCTGACGAAAATGAAGGGCATGGACAGTGAGATCTACGAGGAAGTCGTCTGCAGGCATTGCGACGGTGCCGGATGCACCTATTGCGATAAATCGGGCCGGGTGTCTGCCAGAAAGCCCGCCTGTCTCTGCAAGAGGTGCGGCGGCGTCGGCTGCATCTATTGCGGATATACCGGATGGGCAGACGTCAAAGGAAAATATGAGCAGTGATCCTCATCTCTTTCTGAGGGCGAGGAGTATCAGGGGAATAAAGGCGGCAGGGAGGGGGGAGGCCGCCGCCGGCGTGTTCGCCGGGGTGGTGGGAACCGTTGTCTCTACAGTCGTCAACGGGATCAGGTCGGCGCTGATCTCCGTCGTCCCGTTCTCATTCACCACCGCCACTCCAGACCAGGGTTCATAACCGCTTGCGTTGACGCCGACCCGATATTCGCCCGGCCCAAGCCCCTTCAGGGTCAGAGGGGCGGCGCCGATCTCTTCTCCGTTCACGGCAACCCGGGCACCGTCCACCGATGCGCCGATTGCCAGCGTTCCCCCGGTGTCAAGGGTGAGACCGGGGCTGCGAAGACTGATCCCGACCGTGCCGTACACGGCATTGCGTGCGCCGAGGTCTCCCCTCGCCGCCGGCGTGTCTGAGGCGTACAGCGTGTACACGCCAGGGTCAAGGGCGAGTCCGGCTGTCTTCCAGCGGTAGTTCCAGCGGTTGTCGTCACCGGTGGAGACGACGGTGAAGGACGATTTCGACCCGGTCGCGACCGGAGCGAGGCGGTCAAGGCTGACGCCGCCGGCGGCGAGGTTCGGCCCGGTGAGGAAGAGATATACGTCGCCGCCCCCGGTCGAGGTCCCTGAAAGTGGGATGTCTTCACCGAGTACGGCCTCGATCGTCGCTGCGGAGACTGCCGGAGTCCCGAGGAGAAAGAGGGCGACGATCGTCCATACCGTGCACCTGAACAGAGGACACCATCTCATGTCCTGAGATTATATGCCGATACCGTGATAAAGCCCCGGTTTTTTGTTCCCGGAGGGATCGCTCGGCCCTGCACACCGGGGGGTAACCGGATCCAGACAGCATTATATAGTACGCGGTACGCATCCACCTCTGGAGAACACCTATGCAGAAAGCACGGCGATACATCTGCAAGTACTGCGGGTATATCTACTCGCCCCTGCGGGGTGAGCCGCACCGCGGTATACCGGCCGGAACAGAGTTTGAAGATCTACCCGAAGATTATATCTGCCCGGTCTGCGGCGCCACAGGAAAAGGGCCCATCGGAACCTGGGGGTTCGAGTTATGGGAGCCGACCCGTTTTGTCTGCAAGATCTGCGGCTACGTGTATGACGAAAAACGGGGAGAACCTCACCGCGGCATACCGCCGGGAACAAAATTCGACGACCTTGCCGAGGATTACACCTGCCCGGTCTGCGGCCTGGACCCAAAGATCACCGAGCATTATGGAAAAGTGGGGAAGAGTCAGTTCGAACCACTGGAGTACTGACTTCTATTCAGGTTTGTGAAGACGACTCTGTCGATGATCTCCACAAACCTCCTCGATTCGGTATCACCCATTCCCACATCGCCATTTTCTTCGATTCTCAGGTCCACATCGCCATCGGCAAACTCCGCAATGACAAGGAGGCGACCGGCGACCGGTTCCCCAAAAATATTTCTCAACTCCTCGTTTTTATTCAGATCCTCGATGATCTGTGCAAGGGCGTCCATTCTGATGCCCACCCGCTTCACGCTCCCCCCCTGTCAACGCACTCACGTGGTGACCTGACGGCATATTGTAATACTGATATATAAAATAGGAGGGGACCGCAGGTACCTTTTCTCTGCCGACCATCCCTCAGGCCTCCTGCGGCCTGAATAAGAGGGGATGAGACCATATCCCGGGAAAAAGCCGAGATATTCTCAAAGCCAATCCGAAACAGACGGAATATCCCATAGGAGCCACCAGGACGAAAAAGCCGAAATTCATGCAATATTATGAGTTTTTTAACAAAAAACATTGAAAATCCGTAAAATAAATATCAGTAAGAATATATGCCACAAGATCCTACCGGAGATCGGCACATGAAAATAAAAATGATGATGTATCAGGATTCGATGGACGACTGGTACAACGGAGAGTTCAGGGAGTGTGTACGCAATGTCAATCTCTACCGCGCCGTCGCACTGAAACTGAACGCGGTTCAAAAAACCCATCTCGAAATCAGGGATCTCTGAAGGAAGGAAATCCCGCGCCGCCAGTACTCTTTTTTGCCGTTCCCCCCTGAAGAGGGCACACCTGTTTTCAACCCGATCGGCAAAGAGTTTCTGGCCCCCTCGATCGTCACGGTGGTGATCGGATCTTTTGCCGGGAGCACATACCAGGAGATCGAACGCTCGGTCCGGGTTCCACGACAGGAGAGTACAGGGAAAGGGCAAACGGCAACGGTAGGGCATGACCGCACAGGACGAACCCATTCATCGTGAACCCGGCCGAAAAAAAGATTCACCGGGTTCGGTCCGCTCTGACACACGATTCAACCGAACAAAGGTATCGCCCGGGGGGGACCAGGATCTCAAACCGCGCCCCTTTTCCTGACGTCCCGGTCTCCCGAATGCTGATCTCGGTGATCCCGAGGATCTCCCGCGCCAGAAAAAGGCCGTAGCCGGTGTTTTTTCCAACGCCCTTCAGGAAGATCCGCTCCTTCATATCCTCAGACAGACCGACGCCATCGTCCTCGACGCTCCAGATCAGTCCATCGGGAGTGAGCCTGAAAGAGGCGGTAATCGAGGTGACCGCGCCGCCGTGTCTGAGAGCGTTGTCGATGAGATTGGAGATCACCTTTCCGAGCATGGGATCGGCGTACACGGCAACGCCTTCGAGGTCTGCATGCAATGTCACATTCCCCGAGGCTATGAACTGCCATGCCTGCTCCAGAAGTTTTTGCGGTTCCTGCCACTCCGGAGCATGCACCCCGAGGTCCTGATAATCACGGGTGAAATCGATCTCAGACCTGATCTTTTTGACCTGTTCAATGGCCTTCCCGATAAAAACCGTCTTTTCTCCCTCGTCGCCGGACGTGGACGCGAGATCAAGGTAGCCATAGAGCACATGAAGCGAGTTCAGGATGTCATGGCGGGTAATCGAGGAGAGCAGATTGAGTTTTCTGTTGGCCTGCGAGAGGGCGGTTTCTGTCCTCTTGAGCTCGGTAACGTCGTTCACCATCAGGACGACTCCGGCCACCCTCCCGTCGGAGCCGGTTATCGGAGTGTATGAACCGATATCGTACTTCGGCCCTTTTACCCAGTCAGGACTTTCATCGGCGAAGTGGACGGTCTCACCGTTAAGACAGGCCTCTACCAGCGGCATGTGACGTTCGAGGATATGCGGCGGAAGAAGATCCCTGCCGTCCATTCCCACGATTTCAGAAGTTGTCAGGTTGAATGTCTCGCAAAAATTGCGGTTTGCAAGCAGGTACCTGCCATCGCGATCGACACAGGCGATCCACGCCGGGTTGTTGTCGATGATCGCCCTGAGCAACTGACGACCTTTTATCAACTCCTCCTCGGCCTTCTTTTTTTCCGTGATATCGCGGGCGATGATGACAAGTCCGGAGCGGCTACCGTCGTCTTTAAAAATGGGCGTCCTGATAATGTCAAAGGTACGCTCGCAGCCGTCAGGCCCGACAAATGTCTGGTCTTCCCTCAGGCCGCCGGCCGACTGCCATGCACGGGAGTCGCTTTCCCCTGACTGGACCAGGATCTTGCGGTAAAAAGAACTGTATTCCGCAATTTCGTCGTCGGTCAGGCCCTTGTAATCGAGGCCTTCGATCCGGAGGAACGTCAGACTACGTTCGTTCGTCTCAATCCAGCGGCCCTCGCCATCCTTGAAGCAGAACAGATCGGGCATTGAGTGGATCAATGTCCTGAGAAGCGCTTCATTCTCCATCTGGACGGTCAGATCAACGATCAAACCCCTGATACAGATCGTATTTCCGTCCTGCAGCACCGGGTTCACATACAGGGTGCCGGGAAAAGAAGACCCATCTTTGCGTTGAAAGATATAATTGGACTGTGAATGAGGCAGATCACGGGATATAACCGTTTCGATATCCCTGCAGGCGCGCACCCGTTCCCGAGGAAGGATCAGCTGCAGGTGGTGAACGCCCCGTTCGATATCCTCTCGAGAGTACAGGAAAGCCTCATGAGCGGCCCTGTTCATGCGCAGGATATTTCCCTTTATATCGATCTCAAAAAAAGGAAGAGGGAGGGAGTTTTCAAGGTCTTCATGACCACCGCGCCGCCGCACCGCCTGCCTGATCCTGAGAGAAAGAGTTGAAAAACACTCTTCCTGGTCTCCCTCTTTCAGGAGGTAAAACTGTGCTCCACTGTTGAACGCCTCGATGACTGCTTCTTCCCGGCTTCGCTCGGCAAAAAGTATGAAAGGTATTTCATTCCCGGCAGCCCGGATTTGTTTCAGGAATGCAATCCCATCGGTGCCCGACATCTGATAATCAGAGACGATGACGTCGAACCTCTGATCGACAAGAAGAACGTGTGCACCATCCGCTGAGTCTGCGGTCAGAACCGAGACCTCACCGCCAGCCTCAAGGAAGAATTTGACACGTCCACGGGTATCTGGATCGTCGTCAACATAAAGCACCGAAATCATAACGATGATGAGATGGTTCGATGGGAAACGATATTTATCAATCGATCTGCTCCCTTTTTCCGGCGAAGATCACGATAGAGGTCGGGAGGAGCGAGCCCGCAATGCGAGTTTAAAGGGTGGAGGAAAACGCAGAAACGTGCGATGGCAGAATATCGGAGCGAAAATACACGAGAAAGAGACCCATAAAAGAAGTGCGAGGGAGGCGATTCGAACGCCCGAACACCTGCGTGACAAGGCCCTCAACCTTGCGCCTTTGACCTAGCTCGGCAACCCTCGCCTGTTACCCTATAAACAATGATATACTGGTTAAATAATCTATCGCTCGATCCGGCCCCAGGATGCCCCTCGTCCAGGATCAGAGAGGAAAAACCCCGGAATATGGGCATATTTCAGACGCCAGAGCGCACACGGATAGGACCCCAGGATTAATATGCACCACAGATGTACATTCTGGCAGATATGTGGGCAACACTCATGCGGGAGTTCTCCGATTCGCCCGCTCAGAGCAGAGTAGTTCGTTTTCTCCTTGAAAACGGTTTCGGGGTCTCGGCTGAAGGCAAAATCACCTGCAACGGCATCGAAATACCGGCCACCCATATCGCCCGCGCCATCGGCATCGACCGCAGGGTCGTGGACGCCACAGCACGGCGGATCACGTCCATGGGGGAGACGGGCGACATCTTCGCGCGCATGAGGGCCACCCCCGACCTCTCTGAGGTGGCCGGATACCTCAACCTCACGGTCATCACCATTATCCCGACCGATGCCCAGCAGAAAGGGATCGTCGGAGCGGCGGTCAGGGTGCTCTCCAGGCACGACCTTGCCATCAGGCAGATCTTCGTCACCGACCCCTACTTCGCCGAGGAGCCCAGACTGGTCATCATCCTGGACGAGGCACTGCCCACCGGCGTGCTCGAAGAGCTGCGGGCCCTCCCGCAGGTAAAACAGTTGATCATCTGAGGTGGCGGAGAGGTTCGAGGTCGAGACCGAGCCTGAACGCCCGCACCAGATATTTTCTTCCAAGGGCGACCGAGCGGTCCCACCGCTCTTCGGCGGTGATCTCCCGCGTCCCTTTCACCAGATTGTCGGCATGAGCGACAATCCGCTCCTCAAGGCGTTCCGGCATGGCGTCGACCGGCAGAAGGCCAAGAAGCGCTGATTCCTCAAGGGTCAGGCCGGCGCCGAGGTGCCGGCCGACGATGCGGACCACCCCGTCGGGACATCCCATCGCCGCCGCCAGATCGGCCCCGACCCCGGCATGGTCGAGTGCATGCGTCTCTGAACGCCCGAGATCGTGGAGCATCGCCCCTGCCTCGAGGAGAGGCCGGTCAACGACCGATGAACGCGCATACGCCCGGGTCGCCCCGGCCACGGTCAGGCAATGGGCGATCACTCCCGGATCGCAGCCTGCTTTTTTGAGAAAACGCTCATACATGCCCGGTAGATTTCCGTATCGCCTCGATCCTCCGCTTGAGTGCGCCGAGAAGCATCTCATTATCGAAGTGCTTCAGGGGCTCTCCGCACTGGGGACAGGCGAAATCGGTGGCGAACACGTCATTGAAGGTGAAGATGCCGCACTCGTCGCAGATGAAGAAATCGTTCTCCTCCTCGTATTTCTCCCTCTTCACCAGGAGTTCGAGGACGTGCTCAAGCTCCTCTTTCAGCACCGGATATACCTGGTCTGTCCTCAGCATCCAGAGATAGGTCAGCCATCCAGTGTCGGGATCTTTGATACGCCGGTATTCGGCAAGCCTCCTCTCGTAAAGCGTATATAACGTATGCCGAACAGAGTTGAGGTTGATGCCGGTTTTTTCCGCAAGTTCCTCATCGGAAAACTCCCCATCGGGCGGGAACCGTTCCATGAGGTTGATTCCCTCGTTCCCGATCAGACGGAGAAGATAGGCCCGGATCGCCGGGTCTGCCAGCATCTCGTCTTTGCCAACCATCACGAGATATATGTACGGACGCGTGTTATAATTCTATCCAGCATGGCGCAGGCGGCGGCGCGGTCCGGGCCCTGCCCGTAGACGCTGACCACGGCGCCCCCTTCTTCTATCTCGGTCCCGGGCCAGGGAATATCGGCGCAGACATCAGAGAGGCGCGAAAGATCTGCATGCACGGTGAGATCGCGGTCTGCAAAGAGTATTGCCCGTGCGCACACCTGCCCGGCCCGAGGCCTGGCGGCGGGAAGCACGCCCGTGCAGGCGTCGACGTGCAGGCCGAATATGCTCTGCCCGGTTGCCGCCTCCACAGTGTCGAGGGTGCCCTGAAACCGCGGGTTGATCTCGATCGCCCATGCATCGTCGCCGGCGACAAAGTCCACCCCGACCGAACCGACACAGCCGCTGAGGGCCACCGCACGCTCGGCGATATCGGCCATGCGTGCCGAGAGGGGGTGGTTGAAGGGGGTGATCGAGCCGGAGAAACCATATGCCCGATCACCCTCCCCGCCCCGCAGGATCTGCTCGTTGACGGCGACGGCCACCGCCCGGCGCCCGTCTGCGATGCAGGAGACGCTTGCAGGTGTGCCGGTGACGCATTCCTGCACCAGATAGGGGACGTCGGGCCACTCCTCTTCCCATGCCCGCAGGTCGCCCTCCGACGACGCCACCCGGTTCCGCCAGCCGCCGGCGCCGCGGCGCGGCTTGACCATCGCCGGGTAGGCCCCGGCCCGGCACGCCGGCACCGGGATCGCATTTTCCTCGAAGAACCGCTGGATCTCGTATTTGTCCAGGAACCTGGCCGAGACCTCAGGCGGCGTGCCGGCCCTGCGGAACGGGACGGTCATGCCCTCGGCCCCTGATGTGGCGACAAACCAGTCGATGCTGCGGCCGGCAGAGATCTCCTCGACCAGATCGGGGATCTCGTCGAGTTCGTCAAAACGGCGGTGCACGCGTGCGTCCCGGCAGAGGTCCTGGTCACAGAAATGGTCGACAGCGTAGACCTCATAGCCGGCCCTTTTTGCAGAACTGACCACATGCCTGGTCGCAAAACCCGCGACAAGCACCCGACCCTTCACAGCTCGATCACCCGCTTCCCGACCTTACAGGGCTCGACACGGATCTTCGCGTCGGGGAAGTCCTGCTCGATCTCCCTGCCCATGAACAGGCGGTCGAGAAATACGGCCAGGCTCGAGATCTCGGAGTGGGGCTGGTTTGTGACCGAAACATTGTAGTCGACCATGCCGTAGACGTCGCCGGGGACCTTCTCGGCGCCGACGATGATGAGCAGGTCTTCGGGGCGCTCCCGCACCGCGGCGACGACCTCGCCGACCTCAAGCCCGTACATCGTAAGGTGGGCGACGATCCCGCCGCGCTCTTTCCACTCCCTGATGCACTTCTTCCATTTCACATCGTTTTCAACAAAGAAGTTCCCGCCCCAGCGTTCCACGACGTCGCCGATGGATGTGACGATGCCGATGTCGTTTGCGGCCAGGTACATACCGTTCGCACCCAGTGCCCGAGCCGTGAGCCCGACATGGGTGGTGACCCGCTGATCCCGCTCAGGCCGGTGGCCGAGTCTGAGGATACATACTTTCCTCATCTGTTCTCTCCCTTCCGTGCATAGTCAGGTATTTTTATGACGCCGTTCTCGATCTCCAGGGGGGTGCCGCTGCCGTGCCTGATCTGGCACGTGAGAAGCGACTCCTCGATCGAGAGGGTGCGGAGATCGTCTCCTCTCTGTTCGATCAGAAGATATGAAGTGAGTCTCCGAACAGAAGATTCGACTGCCGCCGCATCGCCGCCCATATAGTCGATCAGGGCGGGAAGGGTCGCAGCCCTGTTCCAGGCGATCGCATGATAGACCGCCCAGTCGAATTCTTCGGTTTTCACACCCAGATCTGTGCCGGGAGCCACAATATACTTTTGTACCCGGAGAGAGCATCATGTTTCAATGACCGATTATGAGCACCTTGCGGCGATAGCGGACGATCTTCTTGAGCGGGCCGATGAAGACGATACGCGCCTCGCCCGCCTCCTTGACGGCATCGACCCGGAGGTGAAGGCAGAACTCCTCACGTCCGACCTCCTCAACGCCTATCAGGTCTATTACTACTATTTCAGGGAAGATCCCGGGGAACTCCCCGCGGAACGGCTCATGCTCACGCCCGCCTCAGAGACCCTCAGAGGGGTTCTCCTGGACGAGGTCGAACTCTTCAGCCTCGTCTTCCTCTGTGAAAAGGGCAGGGCCGAGATCGTCGTCACCGACGGGGAGCAGGAGTACAGGCGGTTCGCCGGGAAAAATGCCAGGACCGCGGCGGAAAACTACGTCCTCGAAGAACTGGCATGATCAGGGGTCGCCGCGCGTGATCAGGGAGGGGTCGACGCTCGCCCCGGCGATCGGCGGGAGGTCGCCCCACGTCATGACCGCTTCCCCGATGATCGCGAGCGCTCCCCTAACGCCGGTGCCCTCAAGGGCGGTGAAAGGCTCCTCCTCACCGGGCAGGAGGGTGTTGCAGAGGGCGGTCGCCCATGCGTCGGCGAGCGAGACGTCGCGGGAGAAGATGCAGACGGCGTCTGCAACCCCGAAGGAGATGGAGGGGCCGACCGTCGCCGACGAGGTGCAGATGCCCAGGATCTCCTCCTGCGGCCGGACGAGAAAGGCAAGTCGGTCCGAGAACGGCGAGGCCCCGGCATGGATCCCGACCCGTACCTCCCGGTCCGAGAAGAGGGCGATGTCCCCGCCGTTGTCCACGACCCCGAACGAGGCCCCGGCCTCCTGCATCGCCTCGGCTCCGGCCCACGCAATCGTCCCGGCGACGGCCGCCATCGGCCCGACGCCGGCGGAGACCGACGCCGCCCCCATCCTCCGCACCGTCCGGCTCTCAGCCGGCGGGTCGTAGGGCTCGAAGGTAACGCCGAAGTAGGGGTCTTTAAGGAGGAAGGCTTCGAGATCATGACGGGCGGCGAGCATGCCCGCCTTTGCCGCCTCGATATGGGCCTGTTCGTCGGCCAGGATCGTCGTGATCGTCTGTTTGTGCTCGAAATGCTCGCGGATCATTCCTGGCTCCGGCAAAAAAGAGTTATTTCTGGAGGGAGAGCGCCCCGTGCGGGCAGGCCTGAATGCACCTGCCGCAGAGGACGCAGCGCGGCTTGTCGAGGCTGAGTTTCCAGTCTTCGTCGAAGGAGAAGACGTCCTGCGGGCAGATCGATATACAGGCGCCGCAGTCCACGCACTCGTTCTCGTCATGGATGATCGCATCCTTCAGAACGCTGACCGTCGCCCCGAGGTCACGCATCTTCATGCAGACAATGCGCGCGCTCTCGTCAGGGACGTCGATGAGGACGTCGCCCTCGCTCGGTTCGATCCGCGCCCGTTCGACGTTGATCAGCACCCCGGTGTCCATCACCACCCGGGCGATGATCGGTTCCCTGACCTTTTTGCGCGAGAACGAGACCATCAGTTTCATGCCTTCCACCTCCCACCGAGGAGTTTACCGAGATTGAGGGCCGTAAGCATCCCGATGACCCGGTTCTGCGGGTCGACCACCGGCAGGGCGCTGATGTTGTGACGCTCCAGTTTCTGGGCGGCGATATCCACCGCCTCCTCGGGGGTCGTGCGCACGACCTTCCTGGTCATGATGTCCCGCACGCAGAGGCGGTCGCCAGGCCGCGCCACCGCCTTGGTGACGTCGTAGGTGGTCACGATCCCGACCAGGCGGTGGTCGCCGTCCAGGATCGGGAGATGGTTGGTCTCTCCCCTGAGCAATTTCAGGGCCGCCTCGGTGATCGGTTCGTCCTCGGTGATGCAGACGACCTTCGTCTCCATCACCTCCCGCACCCGCGGCACGAGTTTGGTCTCGCGCATCGGGCGCGTCCGCCTGGTGGCGTCCACCCGGCGGGTCGGGAGAGAGAGTGCGATCGATCCCATCTCCACCCAGCCCTTCAGGGCCTCGGCGACCTGCCGGGCCTTCCGGTAACTCGAAAGCGAGGACGTCCTCACCTCCTCGCCGTTGATTTCGATCCTGCCGCTCTTCAGCTCAGCGTAGGTGACGCGCCTGAGCGTCGGGCGGTCGCGGGAGGGTACGCCGTAGTCGACGACGCCGGTCGTCAGGTCCTCGTCCCGCACGGCCGTGCTCCGCACGACCGTCAGATCGGTCACCGGCAGGGGGACGCCGAGGCCGACGTACATCGTCACGCCGTAGCCCTGGAAGGTTGCGGCCCTGATATAGTCAGGGCTCATGTGCGTGAGGTCTCCGGTCGTCATCAAGGTGGCAAACC from Methanofollis liminatans DSM 4140 encodes:
- a CDS encoding PEGA domain-containing protein, producing MRWCPLFRCTVWTIVALFLLGTPAVSAATIEAVLGEDIPLSGTSTGGGDVYLFLTGPNLAAGGVSLDRLAPVATGSKSSFTVVSTGDDNRWNYRWKTAGLALDPGVYTLYASDTPAARGDLGARNAVYGTVGISLRSPGLTLDTGGTLAIGASVDGARVAVNGEEIGAAPLTLKGLGPGEYRVGVNASGYEPWSGVAVVNENGTTEISADLIPLTTVETTVPTTPANTPAAASPLPAAFIPLILLALRKR
- a CDS encoding rubredoxin, producing the protein MQKARRYICKYCGYIYSPLRGEPHRGIPAGTEFEDLPEDYICPVCGATGKGPIGTWGFELWEPTRFVCKICGYVYDEKRGEPHRGIPPGTKFDDLAEDYTCPVCGLDPKITEHYGKVGKSQFEPLEY
- a CDS encoding PAS domain S-box protein; the protein is MISVLYVDDDPDTRGRVKFFLEAGGEVSVLTADSADGAHVLLVDQRFDVIVSDYQMSGTDGIAFLKQIRAAGNEIPFILFAERSREEAVIEAFNSGAQFYLLKEGDQEECFSTLSLRIRQAVRRRGGHEDLENSLPLPFFEIDIKGNILRMNRAAHEAFLYSREDIERGVHHLQLILPRERVRACRDIETVISRDLPHSQSNYIFQRKDGSSFPGTLYVNPVLQDGNTICIRGLIVDLTVQMENEALLRTLIHSMPDLFCFKDGEGRWIETNERSLTFLRIEGLDYKGLTDDEIAEYSSFYRKILVQSGESDSRAWQSAGGLREDQTFVGPDGCERTFDIIRTPIFKDDGSRSGLVIIARDITEKKKAEEELIKGRQLLRAIIDNNPAWIACVDRDGRYLLANRNFCETFNLTTSEIVGMDGRDLLPPHILERHMPLVEACLNGETVHFADESPDWVKGPKYDIGSYTPITGSDGRVAGVVLMVNDVTELKRTETALSQANRKLNLLSSITRHDILNSLHVLYGYLDLASTSGDEGEKTVFIGKAIEQVKKIRSEIDFTRDYQDLGVHAPEWQEPQKLLEQAWQFIASGNVTLHADLEGVAVYADPMLGKVISNLIDNALRHGGAVTSITASFRLTPDGLIWSVEDDGVGLSEDMKERIFLKGVGKNTGYGLFLAREILGITEISIRETGTSGKGARFEILVPPGRYLCSVESCVRADRTR
- a CDS encoding regulator of amino acid metabolism, contains ACT domain protein — its product is MWATLMREFSDSPAQSRVVRFLLENGFGVSAEGKITCNGIEIPATHIARAIGIDRRVVDATARRITSMGETGDIFARMRATPDLSEVAGYLNLTVITIIPTDAQQKGIVGAAVRVLSRHDLAIRQIFVTDPYFAEEPRLVIILDEALPTGVLEELRALPQVKQLII
- a CDS encoding HDIG domain-containing metalloprotein is translated as MYERFLKKAGCDPGVIAHCLTVAGATRAYARSSVVDRPLLEAGAMLHDLGRSETHALDHAGVGADLAAAMGCPDGVVRIVGRHLGAGLTLEESALLGLLPVDAMPERLEERIVAHADNLVKGTREITAEERWDRSVALGRKYLVRAFRLGLDLEPLRHLR
- a CDS encoding transcription factor, producing the protein MVGKDEMLADPAIRAYLLRLIGNEGINLMERFPPDGEFSDEELAEKTGINLNSVRHTLYTLYERRLAEYRRIKDPDTGWLTYLWMLRTDQVYPVLKEELEHVLELLVKREKYEEENDFFICDECGIFTFNDVFATDFACPQCGEPLKHFDNEMLLGALKRRIEAIRKSTGHV
- a CDS encoding ATP-grasp domain-containing protein; the encoded protein is MKGRVLVAGFATRHVVSSAKRAGYEVYAVDHFCDQDLCRDARVHRRFDELDEIPDLVEEISAGRSIDWFVATSGAEGMTVPFRRAGTPPEVSARFLDKYEIQRFFEENAIPVPACRAGAYPAMVKPRRGAGGWRNRVASSEGDLRAWEEEWPDVPYLVQECVTGTPASVSCIADGRRAVAVAVNEQILRGGEGDRAYGFSGSITPFNHPLSARMADIAERAVALSGCVGSVGVDFVAGDDAWAIEINPRFQGTLDTVEAATGQSIFGLHVDACTGVLPAARPRAGQVCARAILFADRDLTVHADLSRLSDVCADIPWPGTEIEEGGAVVSVYGQGPDRAAACAMLDRIITRVRTYIS
- a CDS encoding tRNA (cytidine(56)-2'-O)-methyltransferase; this translates as MRKVCILRLGHRPERDQRVTTHVGLTARALGANGMYLAANDIGIVTSIGDVVERWGGNFFVENDVKWKKCIREWKERGGIVAHLTMYGLEVGEVVAAVRERPEDLLIIVGAEKVPGDVYGMVDYNVSVTNQPHSEISSLAVFLDRLFMGREIEQDFPDAKIRVEPCKVGKRVIEL
- a CDS encoding UPF0280 family protein, which produces MIREHFEHKQTITTILADEQAHIEAAKAGMLAARHDLEAFLLKDPYFGVTFEPYDPPAESRTVRRMGAASVSAGVGPMAAVAGTIAWAGAEAMQEAGASFGVVDNGGDIALFSDREVRVGIHAGASPFSDRLAFLVRPQEEILGICTSSATVGPSISFGVADAVCIFSRDVSLADAWATALCNTLLPGEEEPFTALEGTGVRGALAIIGEAVMTWGDLPPIAGASVDPSLITRGDP
- a CDS encoding 4Fe-4S binding protein; amino-acid sequence: MKLMVSFSRKKVREPIIARVVMDTGVLINVERARIEPSEGDVLIDVPDESARIVCMKMRDLGATVSVLKDAIIHDENECVDCGACISICPQDVFSFDEDWKLSLDKPRCVLCGRCIQACPHGALSLQK
- a CDS encoding homocysteine biosynthesis protein; the protein is MEKSIDEINIRIRDGNARVVTAEEMPDIVAELGEEAALREVDVVTTGTFGAMCSSGAFFNFGHADPPIRMERVWLNDVEAYAGVAAVDAYLGATQQSTTQGDRYGGAHVIEDLISGRSVELRAMSRGTDCYPLRTVTTNLLLEDFNTATMLNPRNAYQCYNAAANSTDRVLHTYMGTLLPNCGNVSYSGAGALSPLANDPTYHVIGSGVPIFLGGAQGMVVGEGTQSSPATGFATLMTTGDLTHMSPDYIRAATFQGYGVTMYVGLGVPLPVTDLTVVRSTAVRDEDLTTGVVDYGVPSRDRPTLRRVTYAELKSGRIEINGEEVRTSSLSSYRKARQVAEALKGWVEMGSIALSLPTRRVDATRRTRPMRETKLVPRVREVMETKVVCITEDEPITEAALKLLRGETNHLPILDGDHRLVGIVTTYDVTKAVARPGDRLCVRDIMTRKVVRTTPEEAVDIAAQKLERHNISALPVVDPQNRVIGMLTALNLGKLLGGRWKA